The Schistocerca gregaria isolate iqSchGreg1 chromosome 1, iqSchGreg1.2, whole genome shotgun sequence genome includes a window with the following:
- the LOC126354975 gene encoding sphingomyelin phosphodiesterase isoform X1: MPPPPPAPLPPWAWLALAVLAVVQAGPVMPPLVFDDPWDVTGGRPSYGLLANDSRSQQALLAPRNATHDLPPTPSPEDIERETRRQFEMMKINYTRLLQELEEDMQSGRNLPLPRLVDKALRLFNLRQVVQEVETSVMSKVSCTACKAGAGLLQHYIRMGKTRDDIVKITNQFCISLKIQTPRVCEGITELFGGEVVYVLQRVQLTPEEICSFVIGDACGDVYNPYHEWKVAFPPVPKPPVTPLPVPVAGASTFKVLHLSDTHFDPYYQEGTNADCNEPLCCRLTNGPALKPQGAAGRWGDYRKCDTPHRTVDNMLQHISSAHPDIDYILWTGDLPPHDVWNQTREENLMVLKETVNQLLKTFPGVPIFPALGNHESAPVNSFPPPYVHDDFSISWLYDEIDNQWRQWLPSSVSHTVRRGAFYSVLVRPGFRVISLNMNYCNNKNWWLLLNSTDPAKELQWFIYELQSAEFNGEKVHVIGHIPPGHSDCLKVWSRNYYKIINRYESTITAQFFGHTHFDEFELFYDTNEPGRPTSIAYIGPSVTPYYNLNPGYRIYYVDGDHPKTTRSVIDHETWVMNLKEANLYDYPIWYKLYSTRSAYQMPSLTPQEWDNFLNKLPTDAALFDLYYKHYWKNSPVRPSCDPECKKRMVCDLKSGRSHDRRSLCQELESRIDSTTKTGWRAWLYNGLALSCKILKFLKKLFWNTVGSIIHLFTVG, translated from the exons CGGGACCGGTGATGCCCCCGCTGGTGTTCGACGACCCGTGGGACGTGACGGGCGGGCGGCCGAGCTACGGGCTGCTTGCCAACGACAGCCGGTCGCAGCAGGCGCTGCTGGCGCCGCGCAACGCCACCCACGACCTGCCGCCCACGCCCTCGCCGGAGGACATCGAGCGCGAGACGCGCCGCCAGTTCGAGATGATGAAG ATCAACTACACGCGGCTGCTGCAAGAGCTGGAGGAGGACATGCAGAGCGGGCGCAATCTGCCACTGCCGCGGCTCGTCGACAAGGCGCTGCGCCTCTTCAACCTGCGACAGGTCGTCCAGGAGGTCGAGACGAGCGTCATGTCCAAGGTCTCCTGCACCGCCTGCAAGGCAG GTGCCGGACTGTTGCAGCACTATATCCGTATGGGTAAAACGAGAGATGATATCGTGAAGATCACGAACCAGTTCTGCATCAGCCTGAAGATACAGACACCGCGCGTCTGCGAGGGCATCACGGAGCTGTTTGGG GGTGAGGTGGTGTACGTGCTGCAGAGGGTGCAGCTCACGCCGGAGGAAATTTGCAGCTTCGTGATCGGCGACGCGTGCGGCGACGTGTACAACCCGTACCACGAGTGGAAGGTCGCCTTCCCGCCAGTCCCCAAACCGCCCGTCACGCCTCTCCCCGTTCCCGTC GCTGGTGCATCAACATTTAAGGTGCTGCATTTGTCAGACACTCACTTTGACCCATACTACCAGGAAGGCACTAATGCTGACTGCAATGAACCATTGTGTTGTCGGCTCACTAATGGACCTGCACTGAAACCACAAGGTGCTGCAGGACGATGGGGTGACTACCGAAAGTGTGACACCCCACATCGCACAGTCGATAATATGCTTCAGCACATTTCCAGTGCTCATCCG GACATTGATTATATACTGTGGACTGGTGATTTACCTCCTCATGATGTTTGGAACCAAacaagagaagaaaatttaatggtATTAAAGGAAACTGTCAACCAGTTGTTAAAAACATTTCCAGGAGTTCCAATATTTCCAGCATTGGGTAATCATGAAAGTGCTCCAGTGAATAG TTTCCCACCACCATATGTGCACGATGATTTCTCCATTTCATGGCTCTATGATGAAATTGACAACCAGTGGCGACAGTGGCTGCCCTCATCAGTATCACATACGGTTCGACGAGGTGCTTTTTACAGTGTGCTAGTACGACCTGGTTTTCGTGTGATTTCCTTAAATATGAACTACTGCAATAACAAGAATTG GTGGCTACTACTAAACAGCACTGATCCTGCCAAAGAGCTGCAATGGTTCATTTATGAGCTACAGAGTGCAGAATTTAATGGAGAGAAAGTCCATGTCATTGGTCATATCCCTCCTGGACACAGTGACTGCCTTAAAGTTTGGAGTcgaaattattataaaataattaaTAG ATATGAGTCAACAATAACAGCACAGTTCTTTGGGCACACTCATTTTGATGAATttgaactcttttatgatacaaatgaACCTGGGCGTCCTACAAGTATTGCATATATAGGACCATCAGTGACACCATATTATAATTTGAATCCTGGATACAGAATATATTATGTTGATGGTGATCATCCAAAAACAACAAGG TCAGTCATTGACCATGAAACTTGGGTCATGAACCTGAAGGAAGCTAACTTGTATGATTATCCAATATGGTACAAGCTGTATAGTACCAGGTCAGCATATCAAATGCCATCACTAACACCACAAGAATGGGACAACTTTCTGAATAAGTTGCCAACAGATGCTGCTTTGTTTGATCTCTATTACAA GCATTACTGGAAAAACTCACCTGTGAGGCCATCATGTGATCCAGAATGCAAGAAGCGCATGGTGTGTGACTTGAAATCAGGCAGATCACATGACCGTCGCAGTTTATGCCAAGAGCTGGAAAGCCGTATTGATTCAACAACAAAAACAGGATGGCGAGCATGGCTCTACAATGGCCTGGCCTTATC gTGCAAGAtattaaaattcttgaaaaagctCTTTTG
- the LOC126354975 gene encoding sphingomyelin phosphodiesterase isoform X2, whose amino-acid sequence MPPPPPAPLPPWAWLALAVLAVVQAGPVMPPLVFDDPWDVTGGRPSYGLLANDSRSQQALLAPRNATHDLPPTPSPEDIERETRRQFEMMKINYTRLLQELEEDMQSGRNLPLPRLVDKALRLFNLRQVVQEVETSVMSKVSCTACKAGAGLLQHYIRMGKTRDDIVKITNQFCISLKIQTPRVCEGITELFGGEVVYVLQRVQLTPEEICSFVIGDACGDVYNPYHEWKVAFPPVPKPPVTPLPVPVAGASTFKVLHLSDTHFDPYYQEGTNADCNEPLCCRLTNGPALKPQGAAGRWGDYRKCDTPHRTVDNMLQHISSAHPDIDYILWTGDLPPHDVWNQTREENLMVLKETVNQLLKTFPGVPIFPALGNHESAPVNSFPPPYVHDDFSISWLYDEIDNQWRQWLPSSVSHTVRRGAFYSVLVRPGFRVISLNMNYCNNKNWWLLLNSTDPAKELQWFIYELQSAEFNGEKVHVIGHIPPGHSDCLKVWSRNYYKIINRYESTITAQFFGHTHFDEFELFYDTNEPGRPTSIAYIGPSVTPYYNLNPGYRIYYVDGDHPKTTRSVIDHETWVMNLKEANLYDYPIWYKLYSTRSAYQMPSLTPQEWDNFLNKLPTDAALFDLYYKHYWKNSPVRPSCDPECKKRMVCDLKSGRSHDRRSLCQELESRIDSTTKTGWRAWLYNGLALSYVNYLLGFFWVGDAAMSVSP is encoded by the exons CGGGACCGGTGATGCCCCCGCTGGTGTTCGACGACCCGTGGGACGTGACGGGCGGGCGGCCGAGCTACGGGCTGCTTGCCAACGACAGCCGGTCGCAGCAGGCGCTGCTGGCGCCGCGCAACGCCACCCACGACCTGCCGCCCACGCCCTCGCCGGAGGACATCGAGCGCGAGACGCGCCGCCAGTTCGAGATGATGAAG ATCAACTACACGCGGCTGCTGCAAGAGCTGGAGGAGGACATGCAGAGCGGGCGCAATCTGCCACTGCCGCGGCTCGTCGACAAGGCGCTGCGCCTCTTCAACCTGCGACAGGTCGTCCAGGAGGTCGAGACGAGCGTCATGTCCAAGGTCTCCTGCACCGCCTGCAAGGCAG GTGCCGGACTGTTGCAGCACTATATCCGTATGGGTAAAACGAGAGATGATATCGTGAAGATCACGAACCAGTTCTGCATCAGCCTGAAGATACAGACACCGCGCGTCTGCGAGGGCATCACGGAGCTGTTTGGG GGTGAGGTGGTGTACGTGCTGCAGAGGGTGCAGCTCACGCCGGAGGAAATTTGCAGCTTCGTGATCGGCGACGCGTGCGGCGACGTGTACAACCCGTACCACGAGTGGAAGGTCGCCTTCCCGCCAGTCCCCAAACCGCCCGTCACGCCTCTCCCCGTTCCCGTC GCTGGTGCATCAACATTTAAGGTGCTGCATTTGTCAGACACTCACTTTGACCCATACTACCAGGAAGGCACTAATGCTGACTGCAATGAACCATTGTGTTGTCGGCTCACTAATGGACCTGCACTGAAACCACAAGGTGCTGCAGGACGATGGGGTGACTACCGAAAGTGTGACACCCCACATCGCACAGTCGATAATATGCTTCAGCACATTTCCAGTGCTCATCCG GACATTGATTATATACTGTGGACTGGTGATTTACCTCCTCATGATGTTTGGAACCAAacaagagaagaaaatttaatggtATTAAAGGAAACTGTCAACCAGTTGTTAAAAACATTTCCAGGAGTTCCAATATTTCCAGCATTGGGTAATCATGAAAGTGCTCCAGTGAATAG TTTCCCACCACCATATGTGCACGATGATTTCTCCATTTCATGGCTCTATGATGAAATTGACAACCAGTGGCGACAGTGGCTGCCCTCATCAGTATCACATACGGTTCGACGAGGTGCTTTTTACAGTGTGCTAGTACGACCTGGTTTTCGTGTGATTTCCTTAAATATGAACTACTGCAATAACAAGAATTG GTGGCTACTACTAAACAGCACTGATCCTGCCAAAGAGCTGCAATGGTTCATTTATGAGCTACAGAGTGCAGAATTTAATGGAGAGAAAGTCCATGTCATTGGTCATATCCCTCCTGGACACAGTGACTGCCTTAAAGTTTGGAGTcgaaattattataaaataattaaTAG ATATGAGTCAACAATAACAGCACAGTTCTTTGGGCACACTCATTTTGATGAATttgaactcttttatgatacaaatgaACCTGGGCGTCCTACAAGTATTGCATATATAGGACCATCAGTGACACCATATTATAATTTGAATCCTGGATACAGAATATATTATGTTGATGGTGATCATCCAAAAACAACAAGG TCAGTCATTGACCATGAAACTTGGGTCATGAACCTGAAGGAAGCTAACTTGTATGATTATCCAATATGGTACAAGCTGTATAGTACCAGGTCAGCATATCAAATGCCATCACTAACACCACAAGAATGGGACAACTTTCTGAATAAGTTGCCAACAGATGCTGCTTTGTTTGATCTCTATTACAA GCATTACTGGAAAAACTCACCTGTGAGGCCATCATGTGATCCAGAATGCAAGAAGCGCATGGTGTGTGACTTGAAATCAGGCAGATCACATGACCGTCGCAGTTTATGCCAAGAGCTGGAAAGCCGTATTGATTCAACAACAAAAACAGGATGGCGAGCATGGCTCTACAATGGCCTGGCCTTATCGTACGTCAATTATTTGTTAGGTTTCTTCTGGGTGGGGGATGCAGCAATGTCTGTTTCACCCTGA
- the LOC126354975 gene encoding sphingomyelin phosphodiesterase isoform X3: MPPPPPAPLPPWAWLALAVLAVVQAGPVMPPLVFDDPWDVTGGRPSYGLLANDSRSQQALLAPRNATHDLPPTPSPEDIERETRRQFEMMKINYTRLLQELEEDMQSGRNLPLPRLVDKALRLFNLRQVVQEVETSVMSKVSCTACKAGAGLLQHYIRMGKTRDDIVKITNQFCISLKIQTPRVCEGITELFGGEVVYVLQRVQLTPEEICSFVIGDACGDVYNPYHEWKVAFPPVPKPPVTPLPVPVAGASTFKVLHLSDTHFDPYYQEGTNADCNEPLCCRLTNGPALKPQGAAGRWGDYRKCDTPHRTVDNMLQHISSAHPDIDYILWTGDLPPHDVWNQTREENLMVLKETVNQLLKTFPGVPIFPALGNHESAPVNSFPPPYVHDDFSISWLYDEIDNQWRQWLPSSVSHTVRRGAFYSVLVRPGFRVISLNMNYCNNKNWWLLLNSTDPAKELQWFIYELQSAEFNGEKVHVIGHIPPGHSDCLKVWSRNYYKIINRYESTITAQFFGHTHFDEFELFYDTNEPGRPTSIAYIGPSVTPYYNLNPGYRIYYVDGDHPKTTRSVIDHETWVMNLKEANLYDYPIWYKLYSTRSAYQMPSLTPQEWDNFLNKLPTDAALFDLYYKHYWKNSPVRPSCDPECKKRMVCDLKSGRSHDRRSLCQELESRIDSTTKTGWRAWLYNGLALSMSVIMAIPSLAYQMLGFG; encoded by the exons CGGGACCGGTGATGCCCCCGCTGGTGTTCGACGACCCGTGGGACGTGACGGGCGGGCGGCCGAGCTACGGGCTGCTTGCCAACGACAGCCGGTCGCAGCAGGCGCTGCTGGCGCCGCGCAACGCCACCCACGACCTGCCGCCCACGCCCTCGCCGGAGGACATCGAGCGCGAGACGCGCCGCCAGTTCGAGATGATGAAG ATCAACTACACGCGGCTGCTGCAAGAGCTGGAGGAGGACATGCAGAGCGGGCGCAATCTGCCACTGCCGCGGCTCGTCGACAAGGCGCTGCGCCTCTTCAACCTGCGACAGGTCGTCCAGGAGGTCGAGACGAGCGTCATGTCCAAGGTCTCCTGCACCGCCTGCAAGGCAG GTGCCGGACTGTTGCAGCACTATATCCGTATGGGTAAAACGAGAGATGATATCGTGAAGATCACGAACCAGTTCTGCATCAGCCTGAAGATACAGACACCGCGCGTCTGCGAGGGCATCACGGAGCTGTTTGGG GGTGAGGTGGTGTACGTGCTGCAGAGGGTGCAGCTCACGCCGGAGGAAATTTGCAGCTTCGTGATCGGCGACGCGTGCGGCGACGTGTACAACCCGTACCACGAGTGGAAGGTCGCCTTCCCGCCAGTCCCCAAACCGCCCGTCACGCCTCTCCCCGTTCCCGTC GCTGGTGCATCAACATTTAAGGTGCTGCATTTGTCAGACACTCACTTTGACCCATACTACCAGGAAGGCACTAATGCTGACTGCAATGAACCATTGTGTTGTCGGCTCACTAATGGACCTGCACTGAAACCACAAGGTGCTGCAGGACGATGGGGTGACTACCGAAAGTGTGACACCCCACATCGCACAGTCGATAATATGCTTCAGCACATTTCCAGTGCTCATCCG GACATTGATTATATACTGTGGACTGGTGATTTACCTCCTCATGATGTTTGGAACCAAacaagagaagaaaatttaatggtATTAAAGGAAACTGTCAACCAGTTGTTAAAAACATTTCCAGGAGTTCCAATATTTCCAGCATTGGGTAATCATGAAAGTGCTCCAGTGAATAG TTTCCCACCACCATATGTGCACGATGATTTCTCCATTTCATGGCTCTATGATGAAATTGACAACCAGTGGCGACAGTGGCTGCCCTCATCAGTATCACATACGGTTCGACGAGGTGCTTTTTACAGTGTGCTAGTACGACCTGGTTTTCGTGTGATTTCCTTAAATATGAACTACTGCAATAACAAGAATTG GTGGCTACTACTAAACAGCACTGATCCTGCCAAAGAGCTGCAATGGTTCATTTATGAGCTACAGAGTGCAGAATTTAATGGAGAGAAAGTCCATGTCATTGGTCATATCCCTCCTGGACACAGTGACTGCCTTAAAGTTTGGAGTcgaaattattataaaataattaaTAG ATATGAGTCAACAATAACAGCACAGTTCTTTGGGCACACTCATTTTGATGAATttgaactcttttatgatacaaatgaACCTGGGCGTCCTACAAGTATTGCATATATAGGACCATCAGTGACACCATATTATAATTTGAATCCTGGATACAGAATATATTATGTTGATGGTGATCATCCAAAAACAACAAGG TCAGTCATTGACCATGAAACTTGGGTCATGAACCTGAAGGAAGCTAACTTGTATGATTATCCAATATGGTACAAGCTGTATAGTACCAGGTCAGCATATCAAATGCCATCACTAACACCACAAGAATGGGACAACTTTCTGAATAAGTTGCCAACAGATGCTGCTTTGTTTGATCTCTATTACAA GCATTACTGGAAAAACTCACCTGTGAGGCCATCATGTGATCCAGAATGCAAGAAGCGCATGGTGTGTGACTTGAAATCAGGCAGATCACATGACCGTCGCAGTTTATGCCAAGAGCTGGAAAGCCGTATTGATTCAACAACAAAAACAGGATGGCGAGCATGGCTCTACAATGGCCTGGCCTTATC
- the LOC126354975 gene encoding sphingomyelin phosphodiesterase isoform X4, translating to MPPPPPAPLPPWAWLALAVLAVVQAGPVMPPLVFDDPWDVTGGRPSYGLLANDSRSQQALLAPRNATHDLPPTPSPEDIERETRRQFEMMKINYTRLLQELEEDMQSGRNLPLPRLVDKALRLFNLRQVVQEVETSVMSKVSCTACKAGAGLLQHYIRMGKTRDDIVKITNQFCISLKIQTPRVCEGITELFGGEVVYVLQRVQLTPEEICSFVIGDACGDVYNPYHEWKVAFPPVPKPPVTPLPVPVAGASTFKVLHLSDTHFDPYYQEGTNADCNEPLCCRLTNGPALKPQGAAGRWGDYRKCDTPHRTVDNMLQHISSAHPDIDYILWTGDLPPHDVWNQTREENLMVLKETVNQLLKTFPGVPIFPALGNHESAPVNSFPPPYVHDDFSISWLYDEIDNQWRQWLPSSVSHTVRRGAFYSVLVRPGFRVISLNMNYCNNKNWWLLLNSTDPAKELQWFIYELQSAEFNGEKVHVIGHIPPGHSDCLKVWSRNYYKIINRYESTITAQFFGHTHFDEFELFYDTNEPGRPTSIAYIGPSVTPYYNLNPGYRIYYVDGDHPKTTRSVIDHETWVMNLKEANLYDYPIWYKLYSTRSAYQMPSLTPQEWDNFLNKLPTDAALFDLYYKHYWKNSPVRPSCDPECKKRMVCDLKSGRSHDRRSLCQELESRIDSTTKTGWRAWLYNGLALSNTVGSIIHLFTVG from the exons CGGGACCGGTGATGCCCCCGCTGGTGTTCGACGACCCGTGGGACGTGACGGGCGGGCGGCCGAGCTACGGGCTGCTTGCCAACGACAGCCGGTCGCAGCAGGCGCTGCTGGCGCCGCGCAACGCCACCCACGACCTGCCGCCCACGCCCTCGCCGGAGGACATCGAGCGCGAGACGCGCCGCCAGTTCGAGATGATGAAG ATCAACTACACGCGGCTGCTGCAAGAGCTGGAGGAGGACATGCAGAGCGGGCGCAATCTGCCACTGCCGCGGCTCGTCGACAAGGCGCTGCGCCTCTTCAACCTGCGACAGGTCGTCCAGGAGGTCGAGACGAGCGTCATGTCCAAGGTCTCCTGCACCGCCTGCAAGGCAG GTGCCGGACTGTTGCAGCACTATATCCGTATGGGTAAAACGAGAGATGATATCGTGAAGATCACGAACCAGTTCTGCATCAGCCTGAAGATACAGACACCGCGCGTCTGCGAGGGCATCACGGAGCTGTTTGGG GGTGAGGTGGTGTACGTGCTGCAGAGGGTGCAGCTCACGCCGGAGGAAATTTGCAGCTTCGTGATCGGCGACGCGTGCGGCGACGTGTACAACCCGTACCACGAGTGGAAGGTCGCCTTCCCGCCAGTCCCCAAACCGCCCGTCACGCCTCTCCCCGTTCCCGTC GCTGGTGCATCAACATTTAAGGTGCTGCATTTGTCAGACACTCACTTTGACCCATACTACCAGGAAGGCACTAATGCTGACTGCAATGAACCATTGTGTTGTCGGCTCACTAATGGACCTGCACTGAAACCACAAGGTGCTGCAGGACGATGGGGTGACTACCGAAAGTGTGACACCCCACATCGCACAGTCGATAATATGCTTCAGCACATTTCCAGTGCTCATCCG GACATTGATTATATACTGTGGACTGGTGATTTACCTCCTCATGATGTTTGGAACCAAacaagagaagaaaatttaatggtATTAAAGGAAACTGTCAACCAGTTGTTAAAAACATTTCCAGGAGTTCCAATATTTCCAGCATTGGGTAATCATGAAAGTGCTCCAGTGAATAG TTTCCCACCACCATATGTGCACGATGATTTCTCCATTTCATGGCTCTATGATGAAATTGACAACCAGTGGCGACAGTGGCTGCCCTCATCAGTATCACATACGGTTCGACGAGGTGCTTTTTACAGTGTGCTAGTACGACCTGGTTTTCGTGTGATTTCCTTAAATATGAACTACTGCAATAACAAGAATTG GTGGCTACTACTAAACAGCACTGATCCTGCCAAAGAGCTGCAATGGTTCATTTATGAGCTACAGAGTGCAGAATTTAATGGAGAGAAAGTCCATGTCATTGGTCATATCCCTCCTGGACACAGTGACTGCCTTAAAGTTTGGAGTcgaaattattataaaataattaaTAG ATATGAGTCAACAATAACAGCACAGTTCTTTGGGCACACTCATTTTGATGAATttgaactcttttatgatacaaatgaACCTGGGCGTCCTACAAGTATTGCATATATAGGACCATCAGTGACACCATATTATAATTTGAATCCTGGATACAGAATATATTATGTTGATGGTGATCATCCAAAAACAACAAGG TCAGTCATTGACCATGAAACTTGGGTCATGAACCTGAAGGAAGCTAACTTGTATGATTATCCAATATGGTACAAGCTGTATAGTACCAGGTCAGCATATCAAATGCCATCACTAACACCACAAGAATGGGACAACTTTCTGAATAAGTTGCCAACAGATGCTGCTTTGTTTGATCTCTATTACAA GCATTACTGGAAAAACTCACCTGTGAGGCCATCATGTGATCCAGAATGCAAGAAGCGCATGGTGTGTGACTTGAAATCAGGCAGATCACATGACCGTCGCAGTTTATGCCAAGAGCTGGAAAGCCGTATTGATTCAACAACAAAAACAGGATGGCGAGCATGGCTCTACAATGGCCTGGCCTTATC